The Mucilaginibacter terrenus genome has a segment encoding these proteins:
- a CDS encoding NADH-quinone oxidoreductase subunit 5 family protein, translating into MNPANLNTDAQTVTFAIMAAVLPFAAFAVNFLVFTKSKVAGWASTLAILGSSVLAATVFARVWNTHTIHVQTVWFTIGATKVYAGILLNNLSVLLLGLVSVVALPVHVYGTTYMKDDENFSLYFRYLSFFCFSMLALVIVDSLVLFYAFWELVGFSSYLLIGFWYHRDKAVAANKKAFIMNRIGDIGLLSAIIILFVQFGTFDIDALFRSDGLVASSVLANGEWTSTINHLPAMWHYIAFAGIFLAVAAKSSQFPLHTWLPDAMEGPTSVSALIHAATMVASGVFLLGRVYPLFNAGELTFLAIIGCFTAFMAATIALTQNDLKRILAYSTVSQLGYMVMAMGVGAYSSSLFHLATHAFFKCLLFLVAGVIIHEVKHISDENNLDIDPQNILHMGGLRKRLPVTFWVAIVGAVALIGLPLTSGYLSKDGILIQAFNWSDGKSGIFKLVPAIATFTSWLTAFYVARLIVKVFFGEFRLLQMKPNISVHISDGGWGYKAPLILLALCCLFPLFSINPFSYEQAWPFTGLMQANAPAVEGAYHLVVPVLVNVVSLLVMYGAYRLYSGRSTWAFPQNNLLFRISCNEWYIDRFYNRVIVKYVVALSTAAFWFDRKVVDGFIHLLEKTGQLVAKAAAWTDKYIIDGTLWLLAQIVQAIGNFTRRFQGGKIQYYLYSMLLAVIVFFVFKLIWT; encoded by the coding sequence TTGAACCCGGCTAACCTAAATACCGACGCGCAAACTGTAACCTTCGCCATAATGGCGGCGGTACTGCCTTTTGCTGCCTTTGCGGTTAACTTTTTGGTGTTTACAAAAAGTAAGGTTGCTGGTTGGGCATCAACGCTGGCTATTCTAGGTAGTTCTGTGTTGGCGGCTACGGTTTTTGCAAGGGTATGGAACACCCACACTATCCATGTGCAAACCGTATGGTTTACCATTGGGGCAACTAAGGTTTACGCGGGCATACTGCTCAACAACCTGTCTGTACTGCTGTTAGGGCTGGTTTCTGTAGTGGCTTTACCGGTGCACGTTTACGGCACCACGTACATGAAAGACGACGAGAACTTCAGCCTGTACTTCCGTTATCTGAGCTTCTTTTGCTTTAGCATGCTGGCGCTGGTTATTGTAGATAGCCTTGTATTGTTTTACGCTTTCTGGGAACTTGTAGGCTTTTCATCGTACCTGCTTATTGGTTTTTGGTACCACCGTGATAAGGCAGTAGCGGCCAACAAAAAAGCCTTTATCATGAACCGCATAGGGGATATAGGCCTGCTGTCGGCGATAATCATCCTGTTCGTGCAGTTTGGCACGTTTGATATAGATGCACTATTCCGTTCTGACGGCCTGGTTGCGTCGTCGGTTCTCGCCAATGGCGAATGGACGAGTACCATTAATCACCTGCCGGCTATGTGGCATTATATAGCTTTTGCGGGGATATTTCTTGCGGTTGCCGCCAAGTCGTCGCAGTTTCCGCTGCATACCTGGCTGCCCGACGCTATGGAAGGCCCGACATCCGTCTCAGCGTTGATACACGCTGCTACCATGGTTGCTTCGGGCGTGTTCCTGCTGGGCAGGGTTTACCCTTTGTTCAATGCCGGTGAGCTTACTTTTCTGGCTATTATCGGTTGCTTTACGGCTTTCATGGCCGCTACCATCGCCCTTACACAAAACGATCTTAAACGCATCCTGGCGTATTCTACGGTATCACAACTAGGGTATATGGTAATGGCAATGGGCGTTGGCGCATACTCGTCTTCGCTGTTCCACCTGGCTACGCACGCGTTCTTTAAATGCTTGTTGTTCCTGGTAGCAGGCGTTATTATTCACGAAGTAAAACACATCAGCGACGAAAACAATCTCGACATAGATCCGCAAAACATCCTCCACATGGGTGGCCTGCGTAAACGATTACCCGTAACATTTTGGGTGGCAATCGTAGGAGCCGTCGCGCTGATCGGCCTCCCGCTTACATCCGGCTACCTGTCCAAAGATGGTATATTGATACAAGCCTTTAACTGGAGCGATGGCAAAAGCGGCATTTTTAAACTTGTCCCTGCTATAGCCACCTTCACCAGCTGGTTAACGGCATTCTACGTTGCAAGGCTTATTGTAAAAGTATTCTTCGGCGAGTTCCGCCTGTTGCAAATGAAGCCGAACATCAGCGTGCACATTAGCGATGGCGGCTGGGGTTATAAGGCGCCTTTGATCTTGCTCGCGCTTTGCTGTTTGTTCCCGCTGTTTAGTATTAACCCGTTCTCGTACGAGCAAGCCTGGCCCTTTACCGGGCTAATGCAGGCGAATGCACCGGCTGTAGAAGGTGCTTACCATCTTGTTGTACCCGTGCTGGTAAATGTTGTCAGCTTACTGGTAATGTACGGTGCTTACCGGCTGTATTCCGGCCGCAGCACATGGGCGTTCCCGCAGAACAACCTGCTGTTCCGGATATCGTGCAACGAGTGGTATATCGACAGGTTTTACAACCGTGTCATCGTGAAATATGTAGTGGCGCTCAGCACCGCCGCTTTCTGGTTCGACCGCAAGGTGGTGGACGGCTTTATACATTTGCTGGAGAAAACCGGACAACTGGTAGCTAAAGCCGCCGCCTGGACCGACAAATATATTATAGATGGCACATTGTGGCTGCTTGCCCAAATTGTGCAGGCAATAGGTAATTTTACACGCCGTTTCCAGGGCGGTAAAATCCAGTACTACCTGTATAGCATGCTGCTGGCAGTAATTGTATTTTTTGTATTTAAACTGATCTGGACCTGA
- the nuoK gene encoding NADH-quinone oxidoreductase subunit NuoK, with product MIGLQDYMLVSALLFCIGLFIVVSKKNAIQVLIGIELMLNAAILNLVAFSRYDSFKNAGQMFALFAIVLAAATTAVALAIILNVYRRYKTINPDEVNQLKD from the coding sequence ATGATAGGCTTGCAAGACTATATGCTGGTGAGCGCTCTGTTGTTTTGCATAGGGCTGTTCATCGTGGTATCAAAAAAGAACGCCATACAGGTGCTCATCGGCATCGAACTGATGCTGAACGCCGCCATACTTAACCTGGTAGCGTTCAGCCGTTACGACAGCTTTAAGAACGCCGGGCAAATGTTCGCCTTGTTCGCCATTGTACTTGCCGCAGCAACCACAGCTGTGGCGCTGGCGATAATACTTAATGTATACCGCCGGTATAAAACCATTAATCCTGATGAAGTAAACCAGTTAAAGGATTGA
- a CDS encoding NADH-quinone oxidoreductase subunit J family protein → MSLIKIMFYLMSLVAVGSALTVAMSRNLVRSIFMFFITLFALAGLYVLCLADFVAVTQIVIYVGGILVLILFAFMLSGKEALAAAAEQENKFISLKNWPALLLAGLFWMVMVNVVLDAKVDGLEWLLLSKTSNTAATPGINNIGINLMTRYLLPFEAISILLMIALVGAAHLSRKEDKQ, encoded by the coding sequence GTGAGCCTCATTAAAATAATGTTCTACCTCATGAGCCTGGTTGCGGTTGGTTCGGCACTTACAGTTGCCATGAGCAGGAACCTGGTGCGCAGCATTTTCATGTTCTTTATAACACTATTCGCCCTGGCTGGACTTTACGTGCTTTGCCTGGCGGACTTTGTGGCGGTCACCCAAATAGTAATATACGTGGGCGGTATACTGGTGCTTATTCTGTTTGCCTTTATGCTGTCCGGCAAGGAGGCTTTGGCGGCAGCTGCCGAACAGGAGAATAAATTTATTAGTCTGAAGAACTGGCCCGCTTTGCTGTTGGCCGGCTTGTTTTGGATGGTAATGGTGAATGTGGTGCTGGATGCTAAAGTTGATGGCCTGGAGTGGCTGCTGTTATCGAAAACAAGCAACACAGCTGCGACGCCCGGAATAAACAACATCGGCATCAACCTAATGACGCGTTACCTGCTGCCCTTCGAAGCAATATCTATCCTGCTGATGATTGCATTGGTTGGAGCGGCGCACCTATCGCGTAAGGAGGACAAGCAATGA
- a CDS encoding NuoI/complex I 23 kDa subunit family protein, translated as MINKIVNGFKTAAQGLSLTLKHLFSGNSRRKVVSVTDNNYFKLQEDTTTIQYPKQQLPIPEVGRYQLDVEIDDCIVCDLCAKICPVNCIDIESIKSTQGTIGETSDGSKKLLYAAKFDIDMAKCMYCGLCTIVCPTECITMTNQYDRTVFDLGQLTYQFSDMSPEEADEKRRLLEQQQAEKQAAKQAAMKAKGGSA; from the coding sequence GTGATAAACAAGATAGTAAACGGATTTAAAACAGCAGCGCAGGGCCTAAGCCTTACGCTGAAGCACCTTTTTAGCGGAAACTCGCGCCGCAAGGTTGTGTCCGTTACTGATAACAATTACTTTAAACTTCAGGAAGACACCACTACCATACAATATCCAAAACAGCAACTGCCTATACCTGAAGTAGGCCGTTACCAACTGGATGTAGAGATAGACGACTGTATTGTATGCGACCTTTGTGCCAAGATTTGTCCCGTAAACTGCATTGATATTGAATCGATAAAATCGACCCAGGGTACGATTGGTGAAACCTCCGACGGATCAAAAAAGCTGCTTTATGCTGCCAAGTTTGATATAGATATGGCCAAATGTATGTACTGCGGCCTGTGTACCATTGTGTGCCCTACCGAGTGCATCACCATGACCAATCAATACGATCGCACCGTATTCGACCTTGGCCAGCTAACCTATCAGTTCTCGGATATGTCTCCGGAGGAAGCCGATGAGAAACGCCGCCTGCTGGAACAACAGCAAGCCGAAAAGCAGGCCGCTAAACAGGCTGCCATGAAAGCGAAGGGGGGCAGCGCGTGA